Below is a genomic region from Dyella terrae.
ACAGGAGAACACCATGAATCTCGCCGAACTTCTTGCCCATGTGCAGGGCCTGACTGCCATCGCCATCGGCATCATCATTGGCCTGGGTGCCCTTGGCGCTTGCTTGGGCATCGCCATCATGGGTTCCAAGTTCCTTGAGTCGGCCGCTCGCCAGCCGGAACTGGTTCCGCTGCTGCAGGGTCGCATGTTCCTGCTCGCCGGCCTGATCGACGCCGCGTTCATTATCGGCCTGGCCGTCGCCCTGCTGTTCGCGTTCTCGAACCCGCTCACCGCCGTCATCCAGGCGGCTGTCGCTCACTAATCAGGCGCGACAGGAGTCGCCGCGGCGCAATGGCGCTGCGGCGATCGGCGGTTTAACGCGTTACCGGAGTTATTTGGAAAGCTCATGAATATCAACCTGACTTTCCTGGGCCAGATGGTCTCTTTTGCCATCCTGGTCTGGTTCACCACCAAGTTCATCTGGCCCCAGCTCAATGCTGCCATCGAAGAGCGCCAGAAGAAGGTTGCCGAAGGTCTGGCCGCCGCTGAAAAGGCGCGCGCCGAACTGAAGGACGCCGACGCCAAGGTCGCCATCGAGATCAAGCAGGCCCGTCAGCAGGCTGCCGAGATCGTCGAGAAAGCCCAGCAGCAGGCCAACCAGATTGTCGACAAGGCCCGCGAAGACGCGGTTGCCGAAGCCGCGCGTCTGAGGGCTGCCGCCGCCGACGAGATCGTGAGCATGCAGCAGCGTGCACGCGAAGAGCTCCGTGGCTGGGTTGGCCGTCTGGCCGTGCAGGGTGCGGAAAAGATCGTTCAGCGCGAAATCGACGCGTCGGCCCACAAGGCCATGCTCGACCAGCTCGCAGCCGAGATCTGATCCATGGCCCAGGCAATCACTCTCGCCCGTCCGTACGCACGCGCCGCTTTCGAAGTGGCGCATGCGGCCGGCTCGCTGGCTGCGTGGTCGCAAGCGCTGTCCTTTGCCGCCCTGGTGGCAAAGGACTCGCGCGTGGCTGACCTCGGCACCGATCCTCGCGTGACGCACGAGCAGCTCGTCGCCCTGCACCTGCCGCAAGGCATGGGCAGCGACACGCCGTTCGCGAAGTTCCTGGGCGAACTGGCTGCCAACCGCCGCATGGCGCTGCTGCCGGAAATCGCCGATCTGTTCGAAGAACTCAAGCGTGAATCGGAGTCGCAGCTGCTGGTGAAGGTCACCAGTGCGATGGCTCTCGATGCCGCCCAGTCCGAACAGCTCAAGGCCTCGCTGAAGCGTCGCTTCAAGCGCGACATCGAACTGGAAACCCAGGTCGATGCATCGCTGCTCGGCGGCGTGGTGATCGACACCGGCAGCGAAGTGATCGACGGCTCCATTCGCGGTCGCCTGCAGCGCCTCTCCGGCGCGCTGACGCACTGACACAAGTTTCAAATCACCGGGTGCCGCTAGCGCGGCGCGAACCCAAGGATAACGACCATGTCCAGCACCACCCTGAACCCGTCTGAGATCAGTGAACTGATCAAGACCCGCATCGAGCAGTTCAAGCTCGGCGCGGAAGCCCGCAACGAGGGCACGATCATCAGCGTGTCCGACGGTATCGTTCGCATCCACGGCCTGGCCGACGTGATGCAGGGCGAAATGATCGAACTGCCGGGCAACGCCTACGCCCTCGCGCTGAACCTCGAGCGTGACTCGGTGGGCGCGGTGGTGCTCGGTGAGTACCAGCACCTGCGCGAAGGCGACGTGGCCAAGACCACCGGCCGCATTCTCGAAGTGCCGACCGGTCCGGAACTGCTCGGTCGCGTCGTCGACTCGCTCGGCAACCCGATCGATGGCAAGGGTCCGATCCCGGCCAAGACCAGCTCGCCGATCGAAAAGGTCGCTCCGGGCGTGATCTGGCGTAAGTCGGTCGACCAGCCGGTGCAGACCGGTTACAAGTCCGTCGACTCGATGATCCCGATCGGCCGTGGCCAGCGTGAGCTGATCATCGGTGACCGTCAGACCGGCAAGACCGCGCTGGCCATCGACGCGATCATCAACCAGAAAGACTCCGGCATTAAGTGCATCTACGTCGCCATCGGCCAGAAGCGCTCGTCGATCGCCAACGTGGTGCGCAAGCTCGAAGAGCACGGCGCCCTCGCCAAC
It encodes:
- a CDS encoding F0F1 ATP synthase subunit B is translated as MNINLTFLGQMVSFAILVWFTTKFIWPQLNAAIEERQKKVAEGLAAAEKARAELKDADAKVAIEIKQARQQAAEIVEKAQQQANQIVDKAREDAVAEAARLRAAAADEIVSMQQRAREELRGWVGRLAVQGAEKIVQREIDASAHKAMLDQLAAEI
- a CDS encoding F0F1 ATP synthase subunit delta; translation: MAQAITLARPYARAAFEVAHAAGSLAAWSQALSFAALVAKDSRVADLGTDPRVTHEQLVALHLPQGMGSDTPFAKFLGELAANRRMALLPEIADLFEELKRESESQLLVKVTSAMALDAAQSEQLKASLKRRFKRDIELETQVDASLLGGVVIDTGSEVIDGSIRGRLQRLSGALTH
- the atpE gene encoding F0F1 ATP synthase subunit C, which translates into the protein MNLAELLAHVQGLTAIAIGIIIGLGALGACLGIAIMGSKFLESAARQPELVPLLQGRMFLLAGLIDAAFIIGLAVALLFAFSNPLTAVIQAAVAH